The genome window TTCATTACGAAAGCACTGATCCAAACTCTCATCAAAGCACACGCCCACCCGCAAAGGCTGCCGCTCTTTTAATAAGCGCAACAAGAATGCAGTATAGCCATAGACTGCGGCGGTAGGCCACTGTTCTTCCTCACTAAACCAATGGTCGGGCAAGGCAAAATAATACTGAAAAATATAAATAGACGCATCAATAAGCAAGGTGGGTTGAGGCATATCTTTATTCACAACAAGTCCGTCAACACATAGCTTTCGCGCTGGTATACGCCACTTTCTTCCGTACTATTTTCAGCACGAGAGCAAGAGCCTTCGGCGCAATAAAACGCCACCAATACCTTTATTAACCACTGCGCT of Marinifilum sp. JC120 contains these proteins:
- a CDS encoding flap endonuclease, giving the protein MPQPTLLIDASIYIFQYYFALPDHWFSEEEQWPTAAVYGYTAFLLRLLKERQPLRVGVCFDESLDQCFRNE